The sequence cttttttttttttttttttttttttttttttttttttttacttttattcaTTTAGCAAGTGTTAAATCTGTCGTATAGCGAGTTTTGGATTTTCTCCACTTTAAATCAACTTGTACAATCTTTCTTAAGTGAATGATTAATAAAATAACGAAACTCATTAGTTAGAAAGTATATGAAACTattattttgtaaatatttaagtaatACTTAAGTTGtaaatttttctgttttttttttaattttttaaatgagGCATTTATGCTCCCCCCCTAAGTTAACAAGCGCCAAAAGGTCTTGCAATACTTGCTACACCATCTTGTCATTCTAATACACACCTATTTAAACATCTTTACTTTGAATACATGCAATCTACTTTTTTAAAATACAACGGTAAGTTTTTTGTCCTTGTGAGCAGTTTGCAACTCTTACTGCAGCTTAAATCAATGTCGAACACAATTTCCCTTATAGTAGTTGATCATTTTTTATTACTCGTACTATCTGTACCATCAGGATGCGCTTTTGCTGATTCGGTTTTACATAGGTTGGCACCCCTTTGGGTTGGTGCCAGAGGACTTGAATTCACTTGGGATTATGTTCTGCAAGGCCTTGAAGCAAATACAAATTTAGTATGTTCTCTTTTAAAACACACACATCTTTAAAATTTTGATGAATAATATTTGACAGAAGTACATTACATACATACATTATTGTCCTGATCCTTGATTATTTAGTTGATTTGAGCTTAGAATGTGTGTTTTGATTAATTCAGATGTTGAGTTTATCACTTGCTGCATTGGGATCATTGATGTGGCTAAGGAAGAACAAGCCCAACACATTGATTCCTATCATATATGCATTTGCAGGAATTGTGGCAACAATGCCTTCCATCACAAGGTCTGTTGCcttttttattaataaatttattaaattattaataattaataagtaattaATACGTAGTAATGAATAATGGTTGTTTGTTGTTGCAGCTATCTGAGGTGGGGGTTAGGATGGAATCTTCCAGAAGTAGTGAGTTTTCAACTTATTACCTCCTTGATCTTGGCTTTACTCAGCTAGCAACTCTTCTCAGCATGTCAAAAACCTTCTAACTGATTTCAATACTTGAGGGATTGAAGTTGCTTGCAGTGAGTTCTTAAAGGACTATTCTTGTACAAATGTAGACATCAAATTTATCAACAAATTACAACACCCAAATCTTAGTTGACCTTCCCTGTTACTAAGTTTCATAtcataaacttaaactttatataacaAATTGCATAACCAAAATTCAATATTCTATCATAACCACAACCATACAATCTTCAAGCTGGCCTAAAGAACTTCAACTTCAATCCATTATCAACAATGCTCCAAATACCTCCGATCGTAAACGCCACACTAAACGCGACACCGAGCCACCCAAGTGACCAATTGAAGTACCAGTTGAAACTATACTTTGCAGGCTTCTTGATTAGGACCCACATGAA comes from Rutidosis leptorrhynchoides isolate AG116_Rl617_1_P2 chromosome 4, CSIRO_AGI_Rlap_v1, whole genome shotgun sequence and encodes:
- the LOC139845441 gene encoding uncharacterized protein; protein product: MTMFHFFNCAILTFGPDAVYYSATPLLVSYDTIGTLVKTALVYLVMALVKLVCLATFLNVSESDIFYPSLQLLLQLKSMSNTISLIVVDHFLLLVLSVPSGCAFADSVLHRLAPLWVGARGLEFTWDYVLQGLEANTNLMLSLSLAALGSLMWLRKNKPNTLIPIIYAFAGIVATMPSITSYLRWGLGWNLPEVVSFQLITSLILALLS